Proteins encoded in a region of the Candidatus Brocadia sp. genome:
- a CDS encoding DUF4194 domain-containing protein has protein sequence MNKPYSNILVALLKGIIYNHNEKLWDELLSNESDIKKYFADIYLDVVIDKSEGFAFLKQRVSEDEEDPYPKLIEKRQLNFHVSLLCLLLRKHLIENDSEGESTKVVLTKNEILNLVKPFCKESTNEANLEKQIKAAIEKVIEEGFLRKMKTEDDQYEVSRIIKAFVNADVVKDSLEKLKTYAMQKAE, from the coding sequence ATGAATAAACCATATTCAAACATATTAGTGGCTTTGCTGAAAGGGATTATTTACAATCACAACGAAAAACTTTGGGATGAACTCTTATCTAATGAATCTGACATCAAGAAATATTTTGCTGACATTTACCTTGATGTTGTAATTGACAAATCCGAAGGATTTGCTTTTCTGAAACAAAGGGTAAGTGAGGATGAGGAAGATCCATATCCGAAATTAATTGAGAAACGACAACTGAATTTTCATGTTTCACTTTTGTGTTTGCTTCTCAGAAAGCATTTGATAGAAAACGACAGTGAAGGCGAATCAACAAAAGTTGTATTGACCAAAAACGAAATCCTGAATTTGGTTAAACCCTTTTGCAAGGAATCAACTAACGAAGCCAATCTGGAAAAACAAATTAAAGCAGCGATTGAAAAAGTAATTGAAGAAGGATTTTTGCGAAAAATGAAAACCGAAGACGACCAATATGAAGTTAGCCGAATCATAAAAGCCTTTGTAAATGCTGATGTAGTAAAAGATTCTTTGGAAAAACTAAAAACTTATGCTATGCAAAAAGCCGAATGA
- a CDS encoding DUF433 domain-containing protein, whose translation MVGKPVIRGTRLTVEYILNLLAHGATVEEILQEYKGLMREDIQACILFATRALENTTFMPLIMESA comes from the coding sequence ATGGTTGGAAAGCCTGTTATACGGGGAACACGCCTGACGGTCGAATACATTCTGAATCTGCTGGCGCACGGGGCAACGGTGGAGGAAATCCTCCAGGAGTATAAAGGTCTTATGCGAGAAGACATTCAAGCCTGTATTTTGTTTGCCACCAGGGCGCTGGAAAATACTACGTTTATGCCGTTAATCATGGAGTCGGCGTAA
- a CDS encoding NAD-dependent epimerase/dehydratase family protein, translated as MSLPSFLPLLITGVTGVPGYSAFQYFHSKYPNHVTAIRPVRYWPLRGEGIIPLDIEDRKGLAELMKKKRFRSVLHGAGSCALKSCEMNAVLAYRVNVQSVLNVLEMIGGHEVRLVHLSTDLVFPGKPEGLYTEEDPVSPVTMYGKTMAIAEEVVLLRYPSAAIFRISLPMGVSVNGHAGAIDWILSRFKKNNPATLYFDEVRSPFYCEDFNKVVELTLGNKMKGIYHLGSHRHLSLYQIGQIVNKVGGYVPHLLKGCMRREAGPMPPRAGNVTMSNRKLIQALGVDPFRKWPYLEHHVPDGREWHHDRPSHMIFHPEQIHRCLYQIPIAC; from the coding sequence ATGTCATTACCTTCTTTTTTACCGCTTTTAATTACCGGTGTGACCGGGGTGCCCGGTTATAGTGCCTTTCAGTATTTTCACTCAAAATACCCAAACCACGTTACTGCAATACGTCCCGTCCGATACTGGCCGCTGAGAGGAGAAGGTATTATACCTCTGGATATAGAAGACCGTAAAGGACTTGCGGAATTGATGAAAAAGAAGCGGTTCAGGTCTGTTTTGCATGGAGCAGGTTCCTGCGCCTTAAAATCCTGTGAGATGAATGCCGTGCTGGCCTATCGTGTGAATGTGCAGTCGGTCTTAAATGTGCTGGAAATGATCGGGGGGCATGAAGTTCGGCTGGTTCATCTCTCTACAGATTTAGTATTCCCGGGAAAACCGGAAGGATTATACACGGAAGAGGATCCCGTATCCCCCGTCACGATGTATGGCAAGACTATGGCCATCGCCGAGGAAGTTGTTCTGCTCAGGTATCCGTCTGCGGCAATTTTCCGGATATCGCTGCCCATGGGGGTCAGCGTAAACGGACATGCCGGGGCCATTGATTGGATACTGTCACGGTTTAAAAAAAATAATCCAGCCACGTTATATTTTGATGAAGTACGATCGCCTTTCTATTGTGAAGATTTCAATAAGGTCGTGGAGCTGACCCTTGGAAATAAAATGAAGGGTATTTATCATCTCGGTTCGCACCGGCATCTCAGCCTCTATCAGATCGGACAAATTGTAAATAAGGTCGGTGGTTATGTCCCACACCTTCTGAAAGGATGCATGCGTAGAGAAGCAGGACCAATGCCCCCGAGGGCAGGAAATGTCACGATGAGCAACCGGAAACTCATCCAGGCTTTAGGGGTAGACCCATTCCGCAAGTGGCCTTATCTGGAACACCACGTCCCCGACGGGAGAGAGTGGCATCATGACCGTCCTTCACATATGATTTTCCATCCGGAACAAATTCATAGATGTCTATACCAAATCCCCATAGCGTGCTGA
- a CDS encoding DUF3375 domain-containing protein, producing MTFEKTNQLFKANTTVKLINATSAPLILSFLFKSFKHNNSAATITEKDLIPLLTDYLFFINRDETIYPKQAKEYLTDWTNSGFLRKYFQNSDEPIYELTPATENALKWIDDLDKPEFVGTESRLKNLFEKLKELSSKTKRDFAARIKELEAKKKSIEQEIENVKHGKMDILDDRQIKEHYFLIEETAKHLLADFRQVEENFRILDRNFRKKIITTSQTKGKVLEEFFQQQDFLLETDQGRSFLAFWEFLLSQSKQDEFEKMIEDVLSIPVIQQMRKENFSIDNIRNNLVDAGDKTNKTTNSLLEQLRKYLEHKSFFENKRIHDNIIEVLKIISENTEIDYSKLSLLELDKTIRVDLMLAHDWDVRGFKPPQKIKFSNNNPEEGKSTGNNDLLFEQFEIDIAELKNNIKTALKHKSQISFTDFVKEFKIRKGVAEVVAYVEIASKEKNKHTVNEALQEVIEIRNSKTNKNFKVRVPQIIFSR from the coding sequence ATGACTTTTGAAAAAACAAATCAACTATTCAAAGCAAACACGACAGTTAAACTTATAAATGCTACGAGTGCTCCTTTGATTCTCAGTTTTCTTTTTAAGTCATTCAAACACAACAATTCTGCCGCTACGATCACAGAAAAAGATCTGATTCCTCTGCTAACAGATTATCTATTTTTCATCAATAGAGATGAAACGATTTATCCAAAACAAGCTAAAGAATATTTAACCGACTGGACTAACTCAGGATTTCTAAGAAAGTATTTTCAAAATTCTGATGAACCTATTTACGAGTTAACACCGGCAACAGAAAATGCTTTGAAGTGGATTGATGATTTGGACAAACCCGAATTTGTAGGGACAGAATCTCGATTAAAAAATCTCTTCGAAAAGCTCAAAGAACTCTCATCCAAAACAAAAAGGGATTTCGCTGCAAGAATCAAGGAATTAGAAGCAAAGAAAAAAAGCATTGAACAGGAAATTGAAAATGTGAAGCATGGTAAAATGGATATACTTGACGACAGGCAGATTAAAGAGCATTATTTTCTGATAGAAGAAACTGCAAAACATTTGCTGGCTGATTTCAGACAAGTAGAGGAAAACTTTAGAATCTTAGATAGAAATTTCAGAAAGAAGATAATCACTACAAGCCAGACAAAAGGTAAAGTGTTAGAAGAGTTTTTTCAACAACAAGATTTCCTGTTGGAAACAGACCAGGGAAGAAGTTTTCTCGCTTTTTGGGAATTTCTTTTATCGCAGTCCAAGCAAGACGAATTTGAAAAAATGATTGAAGATGTGTTGAGCATTCCAGTTATTCAGCAAATGCGAAAAGAGAATTTTAGCATAGACAATATCAGAAACAATCTGGTTGATGCAGGAGACAAAACCAATAAAACAACAAACTCTTTATTGGAACAACTCAGAAAATATTTAGAACATAAATCTTTTTTTGAGAACAAACGCATTCACGACAACATCATCGAAGTTTTAAAAATTATCAGCGAAAATACGGAAATAGATTACAGTAAACTTTCCTTATTGGAGTTAGACAAAACGATAAGAGTTGATTTGATGCTAGCTCACGATTGGGATGTGAGAGGATTTAAACCACCGCAAAAAATAAAATTCTCAAACAACAATCCCGAAGAAGGAAAATCAACAGGCAATAACGATTTGCTATTTGAACAATTTGAAATTGACATTGCCGAGTTGAAAAACAATATTAAAACTGCCTTGAAACACAAATCGCAAATTTCTTTTACCGATTTTGTAAAAGAGTTTAAGATTAGAAAAGGAGTTGCGGAAGTAGTAGCTTATGTTGAGATAGCATCAAAAGAAAAGAACAAGCATACAGTCAATGAGGCATTACAAGAAGTGATTGAGATTAGAAACTCAAAAACGAATAAAAATTTCAAAGTGAGAGTTCCTCAAATTATCTTTAGCAGATGA
- the mrdA gene encoding penicillin-binding protein 2, which translates to MYPFRFKIILIIFVLLFIGIVVRLFQLQIIESDKYKGISKTRRITSYPLDSVRGSIVDRQGKVLAVDQHTFDITVQYKNLLYCAAAYNSKAISRIPEMEVHKKANKSCKECHENQDVWLKKLSQLLNIPPMKLLENANQVIERVEKLKQNMEQKYGRAIRIKEETDFYPLAANVAWEKVIQIEINQDNFPGIRITPKPKRIYPEQELASHILGYMSKLNEDEWKVHSNNWNNFILASSSAGDDTSSLLYDGYAKNDTIGRAGVEAQYEEELRGLRGKRFEEIICKNAQIEKTVLERPSIPGNNLFLTLDCQIQSHAEKSLGKNLGAIIVMNPWTGEILAMASNPRFNPNTIDKDFSKLIRHPSKPFLNRAIQGALPPGSIFKIITAAAALGSNSITMQTPFECHGYTKYKNIVFKCWSDYGHGLVTLEDAIPYSCNVFFFESAKMLGGDTLYAWAKKFGIGEKTGIDLPHEKSGNLPKTVTTASLMNVSIGQGALLTTPLQLVRAYAAVANGGTLVQPHLLLKITNSQGETVRSFHSENKQKLHVPPAIISILRTALQDVVTRGTAKDKGLDVYKVAGKTGTAETGRHKDNHAWFAGYAPYDNPQYCFAILVEHTSGHGGDIAGPIARELMSYLFPEVNEAS; encoded by the coding sequence ATGTATCCCTTTCGTTTCAAGATTATACTCATTATTTTCGTCCTGCTTTTTATCGGCATCGTTGTCCGGCTCTTTCAACTCCAGATTATTGAGAGTGATAAATACAAAGGCATCTCCAAAACCCGCCGCATTACCTCTTATCCATTAGATTCTGTGCGGGGTTCTATTGTTGACAGACAGGGGAAGGTCCTGGCGGTAGACCAGCATACCTTTGACATAACCGTCCAATACAAGAACTTGCTCTATTGCGCCGCCGCGTACAATAGCAAAGCCATCTCACGAATTCCTGAGATGGAAGTGCATAAAAAGGCAAATAAATCTTGCAAAGAATGTCATGAAAATCAAGATGTCTGGCTAAAAAAGCTATCTCAATTGTTAAATATCCCGCCGATGAAATTGCTGGAAAATGCAAACCAGGTAATCGAAAGGGTGGAGAAGCTGAAGCAAAATATGGAACAAAAATATGGGAGGGCAATTCGCATCAAGGAGGAAACAGACTTTTACCCCCTTGCTGCCAATGTTGCCTGGGAAAAGGTTATTCAAATAGAAATCAACCAGGACAATTTCCCGGGTATACGTATTACTCCCAAACCAAAAAGAATCTATCCCGAACAAGAACTTGCCTCACACATTTTAGGTTATATGAGTAAACTCAACGAGGACGAATGGAAGGTACATAGCAACAACTGGAATAATTTCATCCTGGCCTCCAGCAGTGCCGGCGACGATACCTCTTCGTTACTCTATGACGGTTATGCGAAAAACGATACGATAGGAAGGGCAGGCGTTGAGGCGCAATATGAAGAAGAACTACGCGGACTGCGCGGTAAAAGATTTGAGGAAATTATTTGTAAAAATGCCCAAATTGAAAAAACCGTATTGGAAAGACCGTCCATTCCCGGAAATAACCTTTTTCTAACTCTCGACTGTCAAATACAATCTCATGCAGAAAAATCACTCGGTAAAAATCTCGGCGCTATTATTGTTATGAACCCATGGACAGGAGAAATACTTGCCATGGCAAGCAATCCGCGCTTTAATCCCAATACTATCGATAAAGATTTCAGCAAACTTATCAGGCACCCATCAAAACCTTTTCTCAACCGGGCTATACAGGGTGCATTGCCACCAGGTTCTATCTTTAAGATTATTACAGCTGCAGCTGCCCTGGGTTCAAATTCCATAACCATGCAAACCCCTTTTGAGTGCCACGGTTACACGAAGTACAAAAATATCGTTTTTAAATGCTGGTCAGACTATGGTCACGGATTAGTTACCCTGGAAGATGCTATCCCCTATTCATGTAATGTATTCTTCTTCGAGTCTGCAAAGATGCTTGGCGGAGATACCTTGTATGCCTGGGCAAAAAAATTCGGTATCGGTGAGAAGACGGGCATCGATCTTCCCCATGAAAAAAGCGGGAATTTGCCCAAAACGGTTACTACGGCATCTCTCATGAACGTTTCCATTGGACAGGGGGCATTACTCACCACGCCACTTCAGCTGGTCCGGGCATACGCTGCTGTGGCAAATGGTGGCACACTGGTACAACCCCACCTATTATTAAAAATTACCAATAGCCAGGGGGAAACTGTCCGGTCATTTCATTCAGAGAATAAACAGAAACTTCATGTGCCACCTGCTATTATAAGCATCCTGCGCACGGCTCTTCAGGATGTAGTTACCCGCGGCACTGCCAAAGATAAAGGGCTGGATGTATACAAGGTCGCAGGAAAAACCGGCACCGCAGAAACAGGACGCCACAAAGACAATCATGCATGGTTTGCCGGCTATGCACCCTATGATAACCCACAATACTGTTTTGCCATTCTCGTGGAACATACATCAGGACATGGCGGAGATATTGCAGGCCCCATCGCCAGAGAACTTATGTCGTATCTGTTTCCCGAAGTAAATGAAGCATCGTAG
- the rfbA gene encoding glucose-1-phosphate thymidylyltransferase RfbA — protein sequence MKGIILAGGKATRLYPVTKGICKQLLPVYDKPMIYYPLSVLLLTGIKEVLIISTPEALPRFNDLLGNGKEYGIEIGYAQQPEPKGLAEAFIIGEKFIGGDRVCLVLGDNIFFGHGLSDILKEAAAQNEGATVFGYYVKDPQRYGVVEFDKNNHVISIEEKPAHPKSNWAVTGLYFYDNSVVEIAKKVKPSKRGELEITDINNAYLQKNQLKVQLMGRGYAWLDTGTYDSLIDASLFIKTIEDRQGLKIGCIEEIAYRMGFIDAEQVLKFANQINTSYGEYLRKILQEG from the coding sequence ATGAAAGGCATCATCCTGGCAGGTGGCAAGGCCACGCGGTTGTATCCGGTAACGAAAGGCATCTGCAAACAATTGCTCCCTGTGTATGACAAGCCGATGATTTATTATCCGTTATCGGTCTTACTGTTGACAGGGATAAAGGAGGTCCTTATCATTTCTACTCCTGAGGCACTTCCCAGATTTAACGACCTGTTAGGCAACGGGAAAGAGTACGGAATAGAAATCGGCTATGCTCAACAGCCAGAACCCAAAGGATTGGCCGAAGCCTTTATTATCGGGGAAAAATTTATCGGCGGTGACAGGGTCTGCCTCGTTTTGGGTGACAATATCTTCTTTGGCCATGGCCTTTCAGACATCCTCAAAGAAGCCGCTGCTCAAAATGAAGGAGCAACGGTGTTTGGTTATTATGTAAAAGACCCGCAGCGATATGGTGTCGTTGAATTCGACAAGAATAACCATGTCATCTCCATCGAAGAAAAACCAGCACATCCAAAATCTAATTGGGCAGTTACAGGGCTCTATTTTTATGATAACAGCGTGGTCGAAATAGCAAAAAAAGTGAAACCGTCGAAACGGGGAGAACTGGAGATTACTGACATCAACAATGCGTATTTACAGAAAAATCAATTAAAGGTCCAGTTAATGGGACGTGGCTATGCCTGGCTTGACACGGGGACGTACGATTCGTTAATTGATGCCTCCCTCTTTATAAAAACCATTGAGGACAGGCAGGGATTAAAAATTGGCTGTATCGAAGAGATTGCCTACCGGATGGGGTTTATCGATGCTGAGCAGGTACTGAAGTTTGCAAACCAGATCAATACCAGTTACGGAGAATATTTAAGAAAAATATTACAGGAAGGATAG
- the rfbC gene encoding dTDP-4-dehydrorhamnose 3,5-epimerase, whose amino-acid sequence MPFSFKKLEIPDVLVIEPKVFPDSRGVFAELYKYPDFSDCGITKHIVQINYSKSEKNVLRGLHYQKNPMAQGKVMRVISGEIFDVAVDIREGSPSYGKWVGETLSSENMKMLYIPEGFAHGFCVLSDTAEITYQCTNIYSPENERGIIWNDPDINIPWPVKNPFLSEKDARFPLLKETDNNFRFKI is encoded by the coding sequence ATGCCTTTCTCTTTTAAAAAACTAGAGATACCAGACGTACTCGTAATCGAACCAAAGGTATTTCCCGACTCCCGGGGCGTTTTCGCAGAACTTTATAAATATCCCGATTTTTCAGACTGTGGTATAACAAAACACATCGTCCAGATCAACTACTCGAAATCTGAAAAGAATGTGCTGAGAGGGCTCCACTATCAGAAAAACCCCATGGCACAAGGGAAGGTCATGCGGGTAATATCGGGTGAGATTTTTGATGTTGCTGTAGATATACGGGAAGGGTCTCCCTCTTACGGGAAATGGGTGGGTGAGACATTGTCATCGGAAAATATGAAAATGCTGTATATACCCGAAGGGTTTGCCCACGGATTTTGCGTGCTCTCTGATACAGCAGAAATTACCTATCAATGCACAAATATCTATTCTCCGGAAAATGAAAGGGGAATTATCTGGAATGACCCTGATATAAATATACCATGGCCCGTAAAAAATCCGTTTTTGTCTGAAAAAGACGCCCGGTTCCCTTTGCTGAAGGAGACGGATAATAATTTCCGTTTCAAAATATAA